GCTTCCCCCGCCCACGCAGGCGACCACCGCGTCGGGCACGTCGCGTCCTTCGCGTTCGAGCAGCTGCCGGCGCGTCTCCTCACCGATCACGCTCTGAAAGTCACGCACCATCGCCGGGTACGGATGCGGACCGACAACGCTGCCGAGGATGTAGAAGCTGTCACGCACGTTGGTGACCCAGTCGCGGATCGCTTCGTTGGTGGCGTCTTTCAGGGTGGCCGTGCCGCTGGTCACTTCACGCACCTCGGCGCCCAGCAGCTTCATCCGGAAAACGTTGAGGCTCTGGCGGCGGATGTCCTCGGCGCCCATGTACACGACACACTGCAGCCCGAACAGCGCGCAAGCAGTCGCGGTGGCCACGCCGTGCTGACCGGCGCCGGTCTCGGCGATAATTCGCCGTTTACCCATGCGACGCGCCAGCAGGGCCTGACCGATGGTGTTGTTGATCTTGTGCGCGCCGGTGTGGTTGAGGTCTTCGCGCTTGAAGTAAATCTTCGCGCCGCCCAGTTGCCGGGTCAGGTTTCGGGCCAGGTAAAGGGTGCTGGGGCGGCCTACGAATTCGCGCAGGTAGTCACCCAGGTCACGGAGAAATTCGGGATCGGTCCGGGCAGCTTCATACGCTGCGGCCAGATCGTCGAGGGCAGGAATCAGGGTTTCCGGCACGTATCGCCCGCCGAACTCGGCGAAGCGCCCACGCGCGTCCGGTTGCGGATAACGCGGCAAAGTCATAAGTGCTTTCAGGCTAGCGCTCACCCGGATGGAGAATCCCTTCATTTTTAGACAAGCGGTCTAAGTTTCGCGCATATGGCGTGAGCAGCTCAGCGGCGCTCACCTCGGCGGGAACGTCCCACCCCAGGGAACGCGCCAGGGACGCAAGCACCCGCTCCGGACGCTCGCCGGCCTCGCGCAACTCCGCCACGCTGGGAGCGCCGCCCCGCTTTGCCAGTCGCTGACCCCGGTAGTCAGTCATCAGGGGCACGTGCAGGTAGCGTGGCGAAGTAAAGCCCAAGGCCTGCTGCAACGCCACATGCCGCGGCGTGCTGGGCCACAGGTCCTCGCCACGCACGACGTCCGTGACGCCCTGCTCTGCGTCATCCACCACCACGGCCAGATGGTAGGCGTAGGCGCCATCGGCACGGAGCAGCACAAAATCGCCGATGTCCGAACTCAGCGACTGGCACAGCGTGCCAAGCCGCGAATCGTGCGCGCAGACCACGCCGTCGGGCGCGCGCCAGCGCACGGCCGCTCCCGGGGAGGGCGGCAATCCAGCCGGGCGGCACGTGCCCGGATACACGGCTTCGGTCCCGTGAGGCGCACTGACAGCCTCGGCGATCTGACGGCGGGTACACTGACAGCGGTAGGTATCGAGCCTGCCAAGCGCCGCCGCGTACCTTTCGCGCCGCTCGCTTTGCACCACCTCGGCGTCCCAGGTCAGGCCGAGCCAGGCCAGATCCCGCCGGGTCAGGTCGTAGGCCCAGGGACGCGTGCGGCCCACATCGAGGTCTTCAAACCGCAGGAGGTGCCTC
The Deinococcus peraridilitoris DSM 19664 genome window above contains:
- the trpB gene encoding tryptophan synthase subunit beta yields the protein MTLPRYPQPDARGRFAEFGGRYVPETLIPALDDLAAAYEAARTDPEFLRDLGDYLREFVGRPSTLYLARNLTRQLGGAKIYFKREDLNHTGAHKINNTIGQALLARRMGKRRIIAETGAGQHGVATATACALFGLQCVVYMGAEDIRRQSLNVFRMKLLGAEVREVTSGTATLKDATNEAIRDWVTNVRDSFYILGSVVGPHPYPAMVRDFQSVIGEETRRQLLEREGRDVPDAVVACVGGGSNAIGIFAPFAYLPEEQRPRLIGVEAAGEGLESGRHAASVGGGKVGVLHGAKMYLLFDENGQIVPAHSISAGLDYPGIGPEHSFYARYGLAEYVPVTDDEALAAFKTFTRSEGIIPALETAHAIAHVMKLAPQMPADQIIVVNLSGRGDKDVTEAMRLLQRELDLESREAIQEVEREARLA
- the gluQRS gene encoding tRNA glutamyl-Q(34) synthetase GluQRS gives rise to the protein MSDLRAARTGRFAPSPTGVMHLGNARTALLAWLHTRALGGRHLLRFEDLDVGRTRPWAYDLTRRDLAWLGLTWDAEVVQSERRERYAAALGRLDTYRCQCTRRQIAEAVSAPHGTEAVYPGTCRPAGLPPSPGAAVRWRAPDGVVCAHDSRLGTLCQSLSSDIGDFVLLRADGAYAYHLAVVVDDAEQGVTDVVRGEDLWPSTPRHVALQQALGFTSPRYLHVPLMTDYRGQRLAKRGGAPSVAELREAGERPERVLASLARSLGWDVPAEVSAAELLTPYARNLDRLSKNEGILHPGER